In a genomic window of Drosophila takahashii strain IR98-3 E-12201 chromosome 3L, DtakHiC1v2, whole genome shotgun sequence:
- the Tbc1d8-9 gene encoding TBC1 domain family member 9 isoform X1: MWIQPKEQLLPSAFWIAEMHSRYFVLQKRRGHGESRGFGSMLVGTYDSVMNTKPAPYRILHQTPSSEVSYEIAIGITQSEIVKDWEWLQANLFKVLDEMENEDEVTNFTICKIQSLYTQNNQDDTGESAEFKVMKSKFRQIFKMPEEERVVNSYSATYVKNKIPRQGQLYISLNHVCFYSYMLGQEIKRIIRFAELEDISRNANTIYLKTTNNMTYNFTMLFNASEAHSLIEQLNKMAIQQLIHDPDSPVVDHDTSNFARLGTKTSKKPVLLRDLTARQKSEEFRIYFRLPQSEIIDGKIKANIWTPYSKRFNSGFIYLSPNFFCFRSDVKDLVSVVIPMKTIKSVEKKDDGQQRFENQIVIITSENVPFMFAHIVDRDVLISKITDLLARIHVPVSRERAKYDISWSKQTALMNTFKTQFSAEIIQKQEEKMVRWEAHFRDFGRGIGMFRTTDVINLIVEGIPDKLRQEIWLIFSGAIHDKEMNPGLYEDLVEKAACIKNCFAHDEIDRDLPRSLPEHPAFQSTDGIGALRRVLQAYALRNPQVGYCQAMNIVSSVFLLFCDEENAFWMLASLCENLLPDYYKDKVVGAQIDQGVLNELVETHMSDLHGHLEQLGVIKMISISWFLTIFMSVISYESSLHILDCFFYEGAKIIFMISLQIIEWNRDKLLHCQDDGEAMLVLQNYLEGIYNPEYQVPPTTDKRKQERKVQTQTVQTLIHEAYTKFGEEITQQRIEELRNKHRRLTMRQFDIDNEKTIVKAYVQNPYFSRSELHMLLTIIREEKHALKSLQQQQQKAQCPLSEMPQLVPQSPNRAIQDAGASGGRYEAYSVNYEVFHTLFTELTPWRKCVSVDIGEKLFRLTDKKGTGFLDFGQLINALGLVCSTKNMEKLKLLFVLHLPPLLSKAEIERSRRPRPRTKDDAEEAFEAEDFFDNDASESMEALPSPSDHNFDADDFALISATQHLHNLAGISGNTFMDLSRTPNLSLNSNTSSLAQRSSTFYVDLPASAALQGTATSTDAGRDEDGLQGELRQQGRYESIDTFSDISDLGAVAVAEVGVGASSADRNADQMLLNVETISNFSQISDLVAATRLERADSNATDSRSLGSLGYLLDQPDEGASSSQHSIPHMRKENFQLLWRSIVEIMGLVQDEEMQRAYENLLELGNSNIKKEPSLESFTQLNMGSDEIIFCQQPDSNGNPTTPAAEPVGTTRLFVALEEELRQASGKTRTTTTSSGDSSSSSTNISESWHISISQFIATVLTVNSIVRGFQTPIQISEQIEQLQKKRRKCLSTNY, encoded by the exons ATGTGGATACAGCCCAAGGAGCAGCTCCTGCCCTCGGCATTCTG GATTGCCGAGATGCACTCGAGATATTTCGTCCTGCAGAAGCGACGTGGTCACGGGGAATCCCGGGGCTTCGGCTCCATGCTCGTTGGAACCTACGACAGCGTGATGAACACCAAACCGGCTCCCTATCGCATCCTCCACCAGACGCCCTCGTCGGAGGTGTCTTACG AAATCGCCATTGGCATCACCCAGAGTGAGATAGTCAAGGACTGGGAATGGCTGCAGGCCAATCTCTTCAAGGTGCTGGACGAGATGGAGAATGAGGACGAGGTGACCAACTTCACCATATGCAAGATCCAATCGctctacacacaaaacaaCCAGGATGACACCGGCGAGTCGGCCGAATTCAAGGTGATGAAGTCAAAGTTCAGGCAGATTTTCAAAATGCCCGAAGAAGAGCGGGTAGTTAACTCCTACTCGGCCAC ttaTGTGAAGAACAAGATTCCCAGACAGGGGCAACTTTATATTTCGCTGAACCACGTCTGCTTTTACTCGTATATGCTGGGCCAGGAGATTAAGCGCATCATACGCTTTGCGGAGCTGGAGGACATCAGCCGAAATGCCAATACCATCTATCTGAAGACCACCAATAACATGACCTACAACTTTACAATGCTCTTCAACGCCAGCGAGGCGCATTCGTTGATCGAGCAGCTAAATAAAATGGCCATACAGCAACTAATCCATGATCCGGATAGTCCAGTGGTCGATCACGACACATCGAATTTCGCACGGCTGGGCACCAAGACATCCAAGAAGCCGGTGCTGCTGCGGGATTTGACCGCTCGCCAGAAATCCGAGGAGTTTCGCATTTACTTCCGACTGCCGCAATCGGAGATAATCGACGGAAAGATAAAGGCAAACATCTGGACACCCTACTCGAAGCGGTTCAATTCCGGCTTTATCTATCTCTCGCCGAATTTCTTTTGCTTTCGCAGCGATGTCAAGGATTTGGTCAGCGTGGTTATACCGATGAAGACTATTAAG agcgTGGAGAAGAAGGATGACGGCCAACAACGGTTCGAAAATCAAATTGTCATCATTACATCAGAGAATGTGCCTTTCATGTTTGCTCATATCGTGGACCGAGATGTGCTGATCTCCAAGATCACAGATCTTCTTGCACGGATTCATGT TCCCGTGAGTCGCGAACGAGCCAAGTACGATATTTCGTGGAGCAAGCAGACCGCTCTGATGAACACATTCAAGACGCAGTTCAGCGCGGAAATCATTCAGAAGCAGGAGGAGAAGATGGTGCGCTGGGAGGCGCATTTCCGGGACTTTGGACGCGGCATCGGTATGTTCCGCACCACGGACGTGATAAATCTAATTGTGGAGGGCATTCCGGACAAGCTGCGCCAGGAGATCTGGCTAATCTTCTCCGGGGCAATTCACGACAAGGAGATGAATCCCGGACTGTACGAGGATCTGGTGGAGAAGGCGGCCTGCATCAAGAATTGCTTTGCCCATGACGAAATCGATCGGGATCTGCCCCGTTCGCTGCCCGAACATCCTGCATTCCAGAGCACCGACGGCATCGGAGCTCTGCGACGAGTCCTGCAGGCCTATGCGCTGCGCAATCCGCAGGTGGGCTACTGCCAGGCCATGAACATTGTGTCGTCCGTGTTCCTGCTCTTCTGCGACGAGGAGAACGCCTTCTGGATGCTGGCCAGCCTGTGCGAGAATCTACTGCCCGATTACTACAAGGATAAGGTGGTGGGCGCCCAGATCGATCAGGGAGTGCTCAACGAACTGGTGGAAACGCATATGTCGGATTTGCACGGTCATTTAGAGCAGCTGGGAGTGATCAAGATGATCTCCATCTCGTGGTTCCTCACCATCTTCATGAGCGTCATCAGCTACGAGAGCTCTCTGCACATTTTGGACTGCTTCTTCTACGAGGGCGCCAAGATCATCTTCATGATCTCGCTGCAGATCATCGAGTGGAACAGGGACAAGCTGCTGCACTGCCAGGACGATGGCGAAGCCATGCTGGTGCTGCAGAACTATCTGGAGGGTATCTACAACCCGGAGTACCAGGTTCCTCCGACGACGGACAAACGGAAGCAGGAGCGCAAGGTCCAAACGCAGACGGTGCAGACTCTCATCCACGAGGCGTACACCAAGTTCGGCGAGGAGATCACCCAGCAGCGCATTGAGGAGCTGCGCAACAAGCATCGCCGGCTGACCATGCGACAGTTTGACATTGACAACGAGAAGACTATTGTAAAGGCCTACGTCCAGAATCCCTACTTCAGTCGCAGTGAGCTGCACATGCTGCTTACGATTATCCGCGAGGAGAAGCACGCCCTGAAGtccctgcagcagcagcagcagaaggccCAGTGTCCACTGTCTGAGATGCCCCAGTTGGTGCCGCAGTCGCCGAACAGGGCGATCCAGGATGCGGGCGCCTCTGGCGGTAGATACGAGGCGTATAGTGTGAACTACGAGGTGTTTCACACACTTTTCACGGAACTAACACCCTGGCGGAAGTGCGTCAGCGTTGATATTGGCGAAAAGTTGTTCAGG CTCACAGATAAAAAAGGCACTGGTTTTCTGGACTTTGGCCAGCTCATCAACGCCTTGGGCCTGGTGTGCTCCACCAAGAACATGGAGAAGCTGAAACTGCTGTTCGTGCTGCATCTGCCGCCGCTTTTGTCCAAGGCGGAGATCGAGAGATCTCGTCGCCCGCGTCCACGGACCAAAGACGATGCCGAGGAGGCGTTCGAGGCGGAGGATTTCTTCGA CAACGATGCCTCTGAGTCGATGGAGGCGTTGCCCTCGCCCTCGGATCACAACTTTGATGCCGACGACTTTGCCCTGATCAGTGCCACCCAGCACCTGCACAACCTGGCCGGAATCTCGGGCAACACGTTCATGGACCTGTCGCGCACGCCCAATCTATCGCTGAACTCCAACACCTCGTCGTTGGCGCAGCGCAGCTCAACCTTTTACGTGGACCTGCCGGCATCAGCGGCACTCCAGGgtacagcaacatcaacagatGCTGGGCGGGACGAAGACGGTCTCCAGGGAGAGCTTCGCCAGCAGGGCCGTTACGAATCGATTGACACATTTTCGGATATTTCAGATCTGGGAGCGGTAGCGGTAGCGGAAGTGGGAGTGGGAGCATCCTCGGCCGATCGAAACGCCGATCAAATGCTTCTCAATGTCGAGACTATATCGAATTTCTCACAGATCAGCGACCTGGTTGCGGCCACGCGGCTCGAACGCGCCGACTCGAATGCCACGGACTCGCGGAGTCTCGGTAGCCTTGGCTATCTGCTCGATCAGCCCGATGAGGGCGCCTCCAGTTCGCAGCACAGCATTCCGCACATGCGCAAGGAGAATTTCCAGCTGCTGTGGCGCAGCATTGTCGAGATCATGGGTCTCGTTCAGGATGAAGAGATGCAAAGGGCTT aTGAGAATCTCCTGGAGCtgggcaacagcaacataaaGAAGGAGCCCAGTTTGGAAAGTTTCACCCAGCTGAATATGGGAAGTGATGAG ATTATCTTTTGCCAGCAACCGGATAGCAATGGCAATCCCACCACACCGGCAGCCGAACCCGTGGGCACCACCCGCCTGTTTGTGGCCCTCGAGGAGGAGCTGCGTCAGGCGAGCGGCAAGACCAGAACGACAACGACCAGCAGcggcgacagcagcagcagtagcacaAACATTTCCGAGTCCTGGCACATATCCATCAGCCAGTTTATCGCCACGGTTCTGACCGTCAACAGCATTGTCCGAGGTTTCCAGACGCCCATCCAAATAAGCGAACAGATCGAGCAGCTGCAGAAGAAGCGGCGCAAGTGTTTGTCCACCAATTACTGA
- the Tbc1d8-9 gene encoding TBC1 domain family member 9 isoform X3, with protein MWIQPKEQLLPSAFWIAEMHSRYFVLQKRRGHGESRGFGSMLVGTYDSVMNTKPAPYRILHQTPSSEVSYEIAIGITQSEIVKDWEWLQANLFKVLDEMENEDEVTNFTICKIQSLYTQNNQDDTGESAEFKVMKSKFRQIFKMPEEERVVNSYSATYVKNKIPRQGQLYISLNHVCFYSYMLGQEIKRIIRFAELEDISRNANTIYLKTTNNMTYNFTMLFNASEAHSLIEQLNKMAIQQLIHDPDSPVVDHDTSNFARLGTKTSKKPVLLRDLTARQKSEEFRIYFRLPQSEIIDGKIKANIWTPYSKRFNSGFIYLSPNFFCFRSDVKDLVSVVIPMKTIKSVEKKDDGQQRFENQIVIITSENVPFMFAHIVDRDVLISKITDLLARIHVPVSRERAKYDISWSKQTALMNTFKTQFSAEIIQKQEEKMVRWEAHFRDFGRGIGMFRTTDVINLIVEGIPDKLRQEIWLIFSGAIHDKEMNPGLYEDLVEKAACIKNCFAHDEIDRDLPRSLPEHPAFQSTDGIGALRRVLQAYALRNPQVGYCQAMNIVSSVFLLFCDEENAFWMLASLCENLLPDYYKDKVVGAQIDQGVLNELVETHMSDLHGHLEQLGVIKMISISWFLTIFMSVISYESSLHILDCFFYEGAKIIFMISLQIIEWNRDKLLHCQDDGEAMLVLQNYLEGIYNPEYQVPPTTDKRKQERKVQTQTVQTLIHEAYTKFGEEITQQRIEELRNKHRRLTMRQFDIDNEKTIVKAYVQNPYFSRSELHMLLTIIREEKHALKSLQQQQQKAQCPLSEMPQLVPQSPNRAIQDAGASGGRYEAYSVNYEVFHTLFTELTPWRKCVSVDIGEKLFRLTDKKGTGFLDFGQLINALGLVCSTKNMEKLKLLFVLHLPPLLSKAEIERSRRPRPRTKDDAEEAFEAEDFFDNDASESMEALPSPSDHNFDADDFALISATQHLHNLAGISGNTFMDLSRTPNLSLNSNTSSLAQRSSTFYVDLPASAALQDLGAVAVAEVGVGASSADRNADQMLLNVETISNFSQISDLVAATRLERADSNATDSRSLGSLGYLLDQPDEGASSSQHSIPHMRKENFQLLWRSIVEIMGLVQDEEMQRAYENLLELGNSNIKKEPSLESFTQLNMGSDEIIFCQQPDSNGNPTTPAAEPVGTTRLFVALEEELRQASGKTRTTTTSSGDSSSSSTNISESWHISISQFIATVLTVNSIVRGFQTPIQISEQIEQLQKKRRKCLSTNY; from the exons ATGTGGATACAGCCCAAGGAGCAGCTCCTGCCCTCGGCATTCTG GATTGCCGAGATGCACTCGAGATATTTCGTCCTGCAGAAGCGACGTGGTCACGGGGAATCCCGGGGCTTCGGCTCCATGCTCGTTGGAACCTACGACAGCGTGATGAACACCAAACCGGCTCCCTATCGCATCCTCCACCAGACGCCCTCGTCGGAGGTGTCTTACG AAATCGCCATTGGCATCACCCAGAGTGAGATAGTCAAGGACTGGGAATGGCTGCAGGCCAATCTCTTCAAGGTGCTGGACGAGATGGAGAATGAGGACGAGGTGACCAACTTCACCATATGCAAGATCCAATCGctctacacacaaaacaaCCAGGATGACACCGGCGAGTCGGCCGAATTCAAGGTGATGAAGTCAAAGTTCAGGCAGATTTTCAAAATGCCCGAAGAAGAGCGGGTAGTTAACTCCTACTCGGCCAC ttaTGTGAAGAACAAGATTCCCAGACAGGGGCAACTTTATATTTCGCTGAACCACGTCTGCTTTTACTCGTATATGCTGGGCCAGGAGATTAAGCGCATCATACGCTTTGCGGAGCTGGAGGACATCAGCCGAAATGCCAATACCATCTATCTGAAGACCACCAATAACATGACCTACAACTTTACAATGCTCTTCAACGCCAGCGAGGCGCATTCGTTGATCGAGCAGCTAAATAAAATGGCCATACAGCAACTAATCCATGATCCGGATAGTCCAGTGGTCGATCACGACACATCGAATTTCGCACGGCTGGGCACCAAGACATCCAAGAAGCCGGTGCTGCTGCGGGATTTGACCGCTCGCCAGAAATCCGAGGAGTTTCGCATTTACTTCCGACTGCCGCAATCGGAGATAATCGACGGAAAGATAAAGGCAAACATCTGGACACCCTACTCGAAGCGGTTCAATTCCGGCTTTATCTATCTCTCGCCGAATTTCTTTTGCTTTCGCAGCGATGTCAAGGATTTGGTCAGCGTGGTTATACCGATGAAGACTATTAAG agcgTGGAGAAGAAGGATGACGGCCAACAACGGTTCGAAAATCAAATTGTCATCATTACATCAGAGAATGTGCCTTTCATGTTTGCTCATATCGTGGACCGAGATGTGCTGATCTCCAAGATCACAGATCTTCTTGCACGGATTCATGT TCCCGTGAGTCGCGAACGAGCCAAGTACGATATTTCGTGGAGCAAGCAGACCGCTCTGATGAACACATTCAAGACGCAGTTCAGCGCGGAAATCATTCAGAAGCAGGAGGAGAAGATGGTGCGCTGGGAGGCGCATTTCCGGGACTTTGGACGCGGCATCGGTATGTTCCGCACCACGGACGTGATAAATCTAATTGTGGAGGGCATTCCGGACAAGCTGCGCCAGGAGATCTGGCTAATCTTCTCCGGGGCAATTCACGACAAGGAGATGAATCCCGGACTGTACGAGGATCTGGTGGAGAAGGCGGCCTGCATCAAGAATTGCTTTGCCCATGACGAAATCGATCGGGATCTGCCCCGTTCGCTGCCCGAACATCCTGCATTCCAGAGCACCGACGGCATCGGAGCTCTGCGACGAGTCCTGCAGGCCTATGCGCTGCGCAATCCGCAGGTGGGCTACTGCCAGGCCATGAACATTGTGTCGTCCGTGTTCCTGCTCTTCTGCGACGAGGAGAACGCCTTCTGGATGCTGGCCAGCCTGTGCGAGAATCTACTGCCCGATTACTACAAGGATAAGGTGGTGGGCGCCCAGATCGATCAGGGAGTGCTCAACGAACTGGTGGAAACGCATATGTCGGATTTGCACGGTCATTTAGAGCAGCTGGGAGTGATCAAGATGATCTCCATCTCGTGGTTCCTCACCATCTTCATGAGCGTCATCAGCTACGAGAGCTCTCTGCACATTTTGGACTGCTTCTTCTACGAGGGCGCCAAGATCATCTTCATGATCTCGCTGCAGATCATCGAGTGGAACAGGGACAAGCTGCTGCACTGCCAGGACGATGGCGAAGCCATGCTGGTGCTGCAGAACTATCTGGAGGGTATCTACAACCCGGAGTACCAGGTTCCTCCGACGACGGACAAACGGAAGCAGGAGCGCAAGGTCCAAACGCAGACGGTGCAGACTCTCATCCACGAGGCGTACACCAAGTTCGGCGAGGAGATCACCCAGCAGCGCATTGAGGAGCTGCGCAACAAGCATCGCCGGCTGACCATGCGACAGTTTGACATTGACAACGAGAAGACTATTGTAAAGGCCTACGTCCAGAATCCCTACTTCAGTCGCAGTGAGCTGCACATGCTGCTTACGATTATCCGCGAGGAGAAGCACGCCCTGAAGtccctgcagcagcagcagcagaaggccCAGTGTCCACTGTCTGAGATGCCCCAGTTGGTGCCGCAGTCGCCGAACAGGGCGATCCAGGATGCGGGCGCCTCTGGCGGTAGATACGAGGCGTATAGTGTGAACTACGAGGTGTTTCACACACTTTTCACGGAACTAACACCCTGGCGGAAGTGCGTCAGCGTTGATATTGGCGAAAAGTTGTTCAGG CTCACAGATAAAAAAGGCACTGGTTTTCTGGACTTTGGCCAGCTCATCAACGCCTTGGGCCTGGTGTGCTCCACCAAGAACATGGAGAAGCTGAAACTGCTGTTCGTGCTGCATCTGCCGCCGCTTTTGTCCAAGGCGGAGATCGAGAGATCTCGTCGCCCGCGTCCACGGACCAAAGACGATGCCGAGGAGGCGTTCGAGGCGGAGGATTTCTTCGA CAACGATGCCTCTGAGTCGATGGAGGCGTTGCCCTCGCCCTCGGATCACAACTTTGATGCCGACGACTTTGCCCTGATCAGTGCCACCCAGCACCTGCACAACCTGGCCGGAATCTCGGGCAACACGTTCATGGACCTGTCGCGCACGCCCAATCTATCGCTGAACTCCAACACCTCGTCGTTGGCGCAGCGCAGCTCAACCTTTTACGTGGACCTGCCGGCATCAGCGGCACTCCAGG ATCTGGGAGCGGTAGCGGTAGCGGAAGTGGGAGTGGGAGCATCCTCGGCCGATCGAAACGCCGATCAAATGCTTCTCAATGTCGAGACTATATCGAATTTCTCACAGATCAGCGACCTGGTTGCGGCCACGCGGCTCGAACGCGCCGACTCGAATGCCACGGACTCGCGGAGTCTCGGTAGCCTTGGCTATCTGCTCGATCAGCCCGATGAGGGCGCCTCCAGTTCGCAGCACAGCATTCCGCACATGCGCAAGGAGAATTTCCAGCTGCTGTGGCGCAGCATTGTCGAGATCATGGGTCTCGTTCAGGATGAAGAGATGCAAAGGGCTT aTGAGAATCTCCTGGAGCtgggcaacagcaacataaaGAAGGAGCCCAGTTTGGAAAGTTTCACCCAGCTGAATATGGGAAGTGATGAG ATTATCTTTTGCCAGCAACCGGATAGCAATGGCAATCCCACCACACCGGCAGCCGAACCCGTGGGCACCACCCGCCTGTTTGTGGCCCTCGAGGAGGAGCTGCGTCAGGCGAGCGGCAAGACCAGAACGACAACGACCAGCAGcggcgacagcagcagcagtagcacaAACATTTCCGAGTCCTGGCACATATCCATCAGCCAGTTTATCGCCACGGTTCTGACCGTCAACAGCATTGTCCGAGGTTTCCAGACGCCCATCCAAATAAGCGAACAGATCGAGCAGCTGCAGAAGAAGCGGCGCAAGTGTTTGTCCACCAATTACTGA